The following proteins are encoded in a genomic region of Xenopus laevis strain J_2021 chromosome 3L, Xenopus_laevis_v10.1, whole genome shotgun sequence:
- the lep.L gene encoding leptin: protein MQYTQLSFWGIFWMLLPMIQGRAIKTDRVKNDAKMLARTLITRIQEHPIQYLFPSNLKISGLDFIPDEQLLESLEHMDETLEVFQEILSSLPMENVDQMLSDMENLRSLLQLLSTIMGCTTRKHSQSDTQVNLTEEYAKAPYTTEKVALDRLQKSLHSIVKHLDHITNC from the exons ATGCAATACACTCAACTCTCATTTTGGGGAATCTTTTGGATGTTGCTACCAATGATCCAAGGACGAGCTATAAAAACTGATCGAGTGAAAAATGATGCAAAGATGCTGGCAAGGACCTTGATTACCAGGATACAAGAGCACCCAATCCAG TACCTTTTCCCCAGCAATCTAAAAATCAGTGGTTTGGATTTTATCCCAGATGAGCAGTTACTAGAAAGCCTGGAACATATGGATGAAACGCTTGAAGttttccaagaaattctctcTAGTCTCCCAATGGAAAATGTTGATCAGATGTTGAGTGACATGGAGAACCTCCGCAGTCTGTTACAATTATTGAGCACCATAATGGGATGTACAACCAGAAAACACAGCCAAAGTGACACTCAGGTGAACCTGACAGAGGAGTATGCCAAAGCCCCTTACACTACAGAAAAGGTAGCACTGGATCGTCTCCAAAAATCCCTGCATAGTATTGTCAAGCACTTGGACCACATCACTAACTGCTAA